A window from Hoeflea sp. IMCC20628 encodes these proteins:
- a CDS encoding DctP family TRAP transporter solute-binding subunit — MKKLLLGAVSAAALLITANTASANCDDGEMVIKFSHVVAATGHPKGDAATMLAERVNTEMNGKACMEVFANSTLFDDDKVLEALLLGDVQLAAPSLSKFEAYTLKYRLFDLPFLFSSLKAVDTFVQSDSGKGLLTVMEDVGYTGLGYWSSGLKQFSANKPLLTPSDADGLKFRVQTSDVAVAMIEAMGGSAQKLAFKEVYGALQTGVVDGQENSWSNIYTQKFFEVQDGVTETNHQLLAYLLVTSTEWLNSLDADFRDQFVKIADEVTIEANAAVAATEAANRQNILDAGGTIRELDAEQRKAWIDAMKPVWTKFEGDIGTDLIEAAVSSNDAS; from the coding sequence ATGAAAAAGCTTCTTCTCGGCGCCGTTTCCGCCGCCGCACTCCTGATCACCGCCAACACAGCATCCGCCAATTGCGATGATGGCGAAATGGTCATCAAGTTCAGCCACGTCGTGGCCGCAACCGGTCACCCGAAGGGCGATGCAGCCACAATGCTGGCCGAACGCGTCAACACGGAAATGAACGGCAAGGCCTGCATGGAAGTGTTCGCCAACTCGACCCTGTTTGACGACGACAAGGTCCTTGAAGCCTTGCTTCTGGGCGACGTCCAGCTTGCAGCACCTTCGCTTTCGAAGTTCGAAGCCTATACGCTGAAGTACCGCCTGTTTGACCTGCCGTTCCTGTTCTCGAGCCTCAAGGCCGTTGACACATTCGTGCAGTCTGACTCGGGCAAGGGCCTGCTGACGGTAATGGAAGACGTCGGCTACACCGGTCTTGGTTACTGGTCGTCGGGCCTCAAGCAGTTCTCGGCCAACAAGCCGCTGCTGACACCGTCTGACGCCGATGGCCTGAAATTCCGCGTCCAGACCTCCGACGTCGCCGTGGCGATGATCGAAGCCATGGGCGGTTCGGCCCAGAAACTCGCCTTCAAGGAAGTTTATGGCGCCCTGCAGACCGGCGTTGTCGACGGACAGGAAAACTCCTGGTCGAACATCTACACCCAGAAGTTCTTCGAAGTGCAGGACGGCGTGACTGAAACCAACCACCAGCTTCTGGCCTATCTGCTGGTGACATCGACGGAATGGCTCAACAGCCTGGACGCCGATTTCCGTGACCAGTTCGTCAAGATCGCGGACGAAGTGACGATCGAAGCCAATGCCGCGGTCGCCGCGACGGAAGCTGCGAACCGGCAGAACATTCTCGATGCCGGCGGTACCATCCGCGAGCTCGACGCCGAGCAACGCAAGGCCTGGATCGATGCAATGAAGCCGGTCTGGACCAAGTTTGAAGGCGACATCGGCACCGATCTGATCGAAGCTGCCGTATCTTCAAACGACGCCAGCTAA
- a CDS encoding TRAP transporter small permease → MITFLPYLIMSLVILVFFLAERRNPESVTRFEENVLAVILALITIVSFTQVVARYGFNSGWTGALEFTRILFAWMILFGMSYGLKQGMHLGVDALLRLFPKPVFRFFAIFGAVCAFLYAAILIESSWLGILGADTRGGAMVYWSKMYQIGIGLDDLRYPEWMQDTFGLKERVQRWIAYLILPIGLGLFGFRALQGVVAIWRGDRELIIAGHEAEDLVAENRNVLKD, encoded by the coding sequence ATGATTACGTTTTTGCCTTATCTCATCATGAGCTTGGTGATTCTGGTGTTCTTTCTTGCGGAGCGCCGCAATCCGGAATCGGTCACGCGTTTCGAGGAGAATGTGCTCGCGGTCATTCTGGCGCTGATCACCATTGTATCCTTCACCCAGGTTGTTGCCCGATACGGTTTCAACAGCGGCTGGACCGGCGCTCTCGAATTTACCCGGATCCTGTTTGCCTGGATGATCCTGTTCGGCATGAGCTATGGCCTTAAACAGGGCATGCATCTGGGTGTTGACGCGCTTCTGCGGTTGTTTCCCAAGCCGGTGTTCCGGTTCTTCGCGATTTTCGGCGCGGTCTGCGCCTTTCTTTATGCAGCCATCCTGATTGAATCCTCGTGGCTCGGGATCCTTGGCGCGGACACACGCGGCGGGGCGATGGTGTACTGGTCGAAGATGTACCAGATCGGCATTGGCCTTGATGATCTGCGCTATCCGGAATGGATGCAGGACACATTCGGCTTGAAAGAGCGGGTGCAGCGCTGGATCGCCTATCTCATTCTACCCATTGGACTGGGCCTGTTCGGTTTCCGTGCGTTGCAAGGCGTTGTGGCGATCTGGCGCGGTGACCGTGAACTGATCATTGCCGGACATGAGGCAGAAGACCTCGTTGCCGAAAACCGCAACGTGTTGAAGGACTGA
- a CDS encoding TRAP transporter large permease subunit, with translation METTILFILVLGLLFVGVPVAVSLGLSSIILIAFFSTDSMSSVAIQLFTASQNYTLLAIPFFVLASAFMSTGGVAKRIIRFAIATVGHFRGGLAMASVLACMLFAALSGSSPATVVAIGTIAIAGMRQVGYSKEFAAGIIANAGTLGILIPPSIVMVVYAAATDVSVGRMFLAGVIPGIVAGLMLMLAIYIVARIKGLPSEPWRGFGEIVAGGKEAGWGLFLIIIIIGGIYGGVFTPTEAAAVAAVYSFFIAIFIYRDMGPMAGTPWVSDTDSKPARAGFSGVVYALAFYFVWMILSFFATNDSETITFAGRSNLGLLISFIILVAYTTWRGDKGLMGVPSALIAGFPVWGRNLKLMGRNAGRAFFNEDTRKVMVDASKTTIMLMFIIVNALLFAHVLTSERIPDAITELMLGYGFTWFTFLIAVNILLLIGGQFMEPSGLLLIVAPVVFPIAMELGVDPVHLGIIMVVNMEIGMITPPIGLNLFVTSGITGMSLVQVVRAAMPFVAVLFVFLIIVTYVPALSTWLPYSLMGPEIVTR, from the coding sequence ATGGAAACCACAATCCTGTTTATCCTTGTTCTCGGCCTGTTGTTTGTCGGTGTACCGGTTGCGGTCTCGCTGGGGCTGTCGTCGATCATTCTGATCGCCTTTTTCTCCACAGATTCAATGTCGTCGGTGGCTATCCAGCTGTTCACGGCTTCGCAGAACTACACTTTGCTGGCCATTCCGTTCTTCGTGCTGGCATCGGCCTTCATGTCGACCGGCGGTGTGGCCAAACGGATCATTCGCTTCGCCATCGCAACGGTGGGCCATTTCCGCGGCGGCCTTGCCATGGCCAGCGTGTTGGCCTGCATGCTGTTTGCCGCGCTGTCGGGATCGTCGCCCGCCACGGTGGTCGCAATCGGCACCATTGCCATCGCCGGGATGCGTCAGGTTGGCTATTCGAAGGAATTCGCAGCAGGCATTATCGCTAATGCCGGGACGCTCGGAATCCTCATTCCGCCGTCGATCGTCATGGTGGTCTATGCGGCGGCAACAGATGTATCGGTCGGCCGGATGTTCCTGGCCGGTGTGATCCCGGGTATCGTCGCAGGTCTCATGTTGATGCTGGCAATTTACATCGTGGCGCGCATCAAGGGGCTTCCGTCGGAACCTTGGCGTGGATTTGGCGAGATCGTCGCTGGCGGCAAGGAAGCCGGATGGGGCCTGTTCCTGATCATCATCATCATCGGCGGCATTTATGGCGGGGTCTTCACTCCGACCGAGGCTGCGGCCGTGGCGGCGGTCTATTCGTTCTTCATCGCCATCTTCATCTATCGTGACATGGGGCCGATGGCCGGCACGCCTTGGGTCAGTGATACCGATTCAAAGCCTGCCCGGGCCGGCTTTTCCGGTGTCGTCTATGCCCTGGCGTTCTACTTCGTCTGGATGATCCTGTCGTTCTTTGCCACCAATGATTCCGAAACCATCACTTTTGCCGGCCGCTCCAATCTTGGGCTGCTGATCTCATTCATCATCCTGGTGGCCTACACCACCTGGCGTGGCGACAAGGGACTTATGGGCGTGCCGTCGGCGCTGATTGCGGGTTTTCCCGTGTGGGGACGCAATCTCAAGCTGATGGGCCGCAATGCCGGCAGGGCGTTCTTCAATGAAGACACCCGCAAGGTGATGGTGGATGCCTCAAAAACCACCATCATGCTGATGTTCATCATCGTCAACGCGCTGCTGTTTGCGCATGTGCTCACCTCCGAGCGGATTCCTGATGCCATCACCGAACTGATGCTGGGCTACGGTTTCACCTGGTTCACCTTCCTGATCGCGGTCAACATCCTGTTGCTGATCGGCGGTCAGTTCATGGAGCCCTCAGGGCTGCTTCTGATCGTGGCGCCGGTGGTGTTCCCGATTGCCATGGAGTTGGGTGTCGATCCTGTCCATCTCGGCATCATCATGGTGGTCAATATGGAGATCGGCATGATCACGCCGCCGATCGGGCTCAATCTGTTCGTCACTTCTGGCATTACCGGCATGAGCCTGGTGCAGGTGGTGCGCGCGGCGATGCCGTTCGTGGCCGTGCTGTTCGTATTCCTGATCATTGTCACCTATGTGCCGGCATTGTCGACATGGCTGCCCTACAGTCTGATGGGACCGGAAATCGTTACCAGATAG
- a CDS encoding AraC family transcriptional regulator — translation MPAYVRASFCVFLMSLATIGMLLGLRLSFSMIWAAQLQPLIALMLGPSAYLGFLALTQDRDQSWKRPLAINAGVVVLAQLAILGPVPVSADVFVLGFNIVYLVRISAFLSKDSDEFVHVAAQAMPVTRSALYATIALLSLMVVADVSIVAASLFAGDGEAMQLLSGAAGILAAFCFAVALIVAPQVLRTPITGPAQTQRQPAPSEDDRRLLAALDAMMNETRLFSDNNLTLVRAARRLGVPARLVSNAVNRCTGDNFSRYMNGFRIRHAQKLLRETDLPVTEIMLEAGFVSKSSFNGEFRRVTGVTPSQYRARKPTI, via the coding sequence ATGCCTGCATATGTTCGGGCATCCTTCTGCGTGTTTCTGATGTCCCTCGCCACCATCGGCATGCTGCTCGGATTGCGATTGTCGTTCTCGATGATTTGGGCCGCTCAACTACAACCGTTGATCGCGCTGATGCTGGGGCCATCCGCCTATCTGGGGTTTCTCGCCCTGACACAAGACCGCGATCAATCATGGAAGAGACCACTGGCAATCAATGCCGGCGTCGTCGTACTTGCGCAACTTGCGATTCTTGGACCGGTTCCAGTCTCCGCCGACGTTTTCGTTCTCGGCTTCAACATTGTCTATCTGGTCCGCATCTCTGCCTTCTTGAGCAAGGATTCCGATGAATTCGTCCACGTCGCGGCACAGGCAATGCCGGTCACGCGTTCGGCCTTGTACGCAACGATCGCGCTATTGAGCCTGATGGTTGTGGCGGACGTTTCGATTGTGGCTGCCAGCCTCTTCGCTGGCGACGGCGAAGCAATGCAATTGCTCTCTGGAGCCGCAGGTATTTTGGCAGCATTCTGTTTTGCAGTCGCCCTGATCGTGGCACCGCAAGTGTTGCGCACTCCGATTACCGGCCCTGCCCAAACGCAGAGGCAGCCGGCGCCATCCGAAGATGACCGACGGCTGCTTGCTGCCCTGGACGCAATGATGAACGAGACCCGGCTGTTCTCCGACAACAATCTGACGCTGGTCCGCGCAGCCCGCCGGCTGGGCGTTCCGGCGCGTCTTGTTTCAAATGCCGTCAACCGATGCACCGGAGACAATTTCTCTCGCTATATGAACGGCTTTCGCATCCGCCACGCGCAAAAGCTGCTGCGCGAAACCGACCTTCCTGTCACCGAAATCATGCTGGAGGCAGGCTTTGTCAGCAAATCCAGCTTCAATGGCGAGTTTCGCCGCGTCACCGGCGTAACTCCGTCGCAATATCGCGCCCGCAAGCCGACCATCTAG
- a CDS encoding pyridoxal phosphate-dependent aminotransferase — MIKPVAAFDRIGEENAFAVLARATDLANQGRDILNLGIGQPDFKTPAHIVEAAVKALRDGHHGYTPANGLLQTREAVCRRTLAMTGVEISPDSVMIMPGGKPTMYAAIRMLGEPGVDILYPDPGFPIYRSMIEHVGARPVPVPMREENGFAFSAEETLALITPQTRLLILNSPANPTGGVTPKAEIDKLVAGLAAHPQVVIMSDEIYDVMTYDGASHTSLLSYPEIRDRLIVLNGWSKTWAMTGWRMGWSIWPDSLIGYVRKLAVNCWSCVNAPSQFAGIAAIDGPQDAVAEMLTAFDRRRRLVTDLLNALPGVSCVLPKGAFYAFPNISATGWKAKPLASALLEEAGVALIGGPDFGVLGEGYIRVSCANSDDNIEAAISRVGKFLESRKP, encoded by the coding sequence ATGATAAAGCCAGTCGCCGCTTTCGATCGCATCGGCGAGGAAAATGCCTTCGCCGTGCTCGCCCGCGCCACCGACCTCGCCAATCAGGGGCGTGACATCCTCAATCTGGGCATCGGCCAGCCGGACTTCAAAACCCCGGCCCATATCGTCGAAGCGGCGGTCAAGGCATTGCGCGATGGACATCACGGCTACACGCCCGCCAACGGGTTGCTGCAGACCCGTGAGGCCGTATGCCGCAGGACGCTGGCGATGACCGGTGTCGAGATCTCGCCAGACTCGGTGATGATCATGCCCGGCGGCAAGCCAACCATGTACGCCGCCATCCGCATGCTGGGCGAGCCGGGCGTCGACATTCTCTATCCCGATCCCGGGTTCCCGATTTACCGCTCGATGATCGAGCATGTTGGTGCGCGACCGGTTCCTGTGCCGATGCGCGAGGAGAACGGCTTTGCCTTTTCAGCCGAGGAAACGCTGGCCCTGATAACGCCGCAAACCCGGCTGCTGATCCTCAATTCGCCGGCCAACCCGACCGGCGGCGTCACCCCGAAAGCCGAAATCGACAAGCTGGTTGCCGGTCTGGCCGCGCATCCGCAGGTCGTCATCATGTCCGACGAAATCTACGACGTGATGACCTATGACGGCGCAAGCCACACCTCGCTGCTGAGCTATCCCGAAATCCGCGACCGGCTGATCGTGCTCAATGGCTGGTCCAAGACCTGGGCGATGACCGGCTGGCGCATGGGCTGGTCGATCTGGCCCGACAGTCTGATCGGCTATGTCCGCAAGCTCGCGGTCAATTGCTGGTCTTGCGTCAACGCACCGTCGCAATTTGCCGGCATAGCCGCCATTGATGGCCCTCAGGACGCCGTTGCCGAGATGCTTACGGCTTTCGACCGCCGGCGGCGGCTGGTGACCGACCTGCTCAATGCCCTGCCGGGCGTGTCCTGCGTCCTGCCAAAGGGGGCGTTCTATGCCTTCCCGAACATCTCCGCTACCGGATGGAAAGCCAAGCCGCTTGCCAGCGCACTACTCGAAGAAGCAGGCGTCGCCCTGATCGGCGGTCCGGACTTCGGTGTTCTCGGTGAAGGCTATATTCGCGTCTCCTGCGCCAATTCCGATGACAACATCGAAGCTGCGATTTCACGCGTCGGGAAATTTCTGGAAAGCCGCAAGCCCTGA
- a CDS encoding GNAT family protein yields MHDLTNWQPRPAPEGFSVTGRYVMIEPYDRDVHETALWDALGGTGVNDLIRYFPNGPFDTAGQLADFLSGTVKAGVVVNIFRSRRTGDIVGMASLMRPDPANGVVEVGAVAHGAAMARTPMSTEAHYLMARHVFEDLDYRRYEWKCHNENAASKITAIRLGFQFEGVFRQHIVSKGGNRDTAWFSMIDGEWPDLKAAFEAWLDPSNFDADSRQKRRLEDIRQAGR; encoded by the coding sequence ATGCACGACTTGACCAACTGGCAACCCCGTCCGGCTCCCGAAGGTTTTTCGGTGACCGGGCGCTATGTGATGATCGAACCGTATGATCGTGATGTTCACGAAACGGCGCTCTGGGACGCGCTGGGTGGCACCGGTGTCAATGATTTGATCCGGTATTTTCCAAACGGACCTTTCGACACGGCCGGCCAACTGGCTGATTTTCTGTCGGGCACAGTCAAGGCGGGAGTGGTGGTCAATATTTTCCGCAGCCGCCGGACGGGAGATATCGTTGGCATGGCGTCACTGATGCGTCCCGATCCGGCCAATGGTGTTGTCGAGGTCGGCGCTGTTGCCCATGGCGCTGCGATGGCGCGCACACCGATGTCGACCGAGGCGCATTACCTGATGGCCCGGCACGTGTTTGAGGATCTCGATTACCGACGCTATGAATGGAAGTGCCACAACGAGAATGCCGCTTCCAAGATCACGGCGATCCGCCTCGGCTTCCAGTTCGAAGGCGTGTTCCGCCAGCACATTGTTTCCAAAGGCGGCAATCGCGACACCGCCTGGTTCTCCATGATTGATGGCGAGTGGCCGGATCTCAAGGCTGCTTTTGAAGCATGGCTCGACCCGTCGAATTTTGATGCGGATAGCCGCCAGAAGCGACGGCTGGAGGACATCAGACAGGCTGGCCGATGA
- a CDS encoding GNAT family N-acetyltransferase, whose product MMALRLAAANERARVEAFQRAAYARTEAAVGARAIPLEWDYSAVMKECEVWLDEHEGALIGVLILRLLADRLFLESIGTAPRAAGTGRGRLLLEATFERARELGLDRVDLITNSLNPALVWYKRRGFTVDHEDIAPDRVVIHMSAVVPDAGSGMRDTHG is encoded by the coding sequence ATGATGGCTTTGCGTCTCGCCGCAGCCAACGAACGGGCGCGGGTCGAGGCATTCCAGCGCGCGGCCTATGCGCGCACCGAAGCTGCTGTCGGCGCGCGGGCCATACCGCTCGAGTGGGATTACTCCGCCGTAATGAAGGAGTGTGAAGTCTGGTTGGACGAGCACGAGGGCGCGCTCATCGGCGTCCTGATCCTGCGTCTATTGGCGGACCGGCTATTCCTTGAATCCATAGGCACGGCGCCGCGGGCCGCGGGAACGGGCCGGGGCCGCTTGCTGCTTGAAGCGACATTCGAGCGGGCGCGGGAGCTTGGGCTGGATCGCGTCGATCTGATCACCAACAGCCTCAATCCTGCCTTGGTGTGGTACAAGAGGCGAGGCTTCACGGTCGATCATGAGGATATTGCGCCCGACCGGGTTGTGATACATATGTCCGCTGTTGTCCCTGACGCTGGATCCGGCATGCGGGACACACACGGATGA
- a CDS encoding nickel/cobalt transporter, with the protein MRLILTTSIALVVLATAAHAQSSLGIGTAEPSFAPSGFGGSFLNWINQQQQAFYRSLTGSLKAMRTDPWQMWGLVSLSFLYGVFHAAGPGHGKAVISSYMIANEVALRRGVLLALLSSLLQALTAITVVGVAYYLLRGLSVSMTQATHFMEVASYALIAAFGLWLLSRKLLSLRHDRPALVPAAAPQHLHSGQDHDHHHAHKHHAHDHSHDHHTHAEGEVCSTCGHAHLPDPGLLSGKDFSLREAWAAVVAVGLRPCSGALIVLTFSMLNGLWLAGIVSAFAMAIGTAITVSALATLAVMAKGAAVRLAGATMGGHVGTFIEIAGAAMVFALGLLLLAASLQT; encoded by the coding sequence ATGCGTTTGATTCTGACGACATCCATTGCCCTGGTGGTGCTTGCAACTGCCGCCCACGCCCAGTCCTCGCTCGGCATCGGCACCGCGGAACCCTCTTTTGCCCCCTCCGGATTTGGCGGTTCGTTCCTCAACTGGATCAACCAGCAGCAACAGGCCTTCTACCGTTCACTGACCGGATCCCTGAAGGCCATGCGCACCGATCCGTGGCAAATGTGGGGACTGGTCAGCCTGTCATTCCTCTATGGCGTGTTTCACGCCGCCGGGCCGGGTCACGGCAAGGCGGTGATTTCGTCCTACATGATCGCCAATGAAGTGGCGCTCAGGCGCGGTGTATTGCTGGCGCTGCTCTCATCCTTGCTGCAGGCGCTGACAGCGATCACGGTGGTAGGCGTCGCCTACTACCTGCTGCGCGGCCTGTCGGTTTCGATGACGCAGGCAACACACTTCATGGAAGTGGCCAGCTATGCGCTGATCGCGGCTTTCGGACTCTGGCTGCTGAGCCGCAAACTGCTCTCACTGCGCCACGATCGACCGGCCCTGGTTCCTGCCGCGGCGCCCCAACACCTGCATTCCGGTCAAGACCATGATCACCACCATGCACACAAACACCATGCGCATGATCATAGCCATGACCATCACACCCATGCAGAAGGCGAAGTCTGCTCGACATGCGGTCACGCCCACTTGCCTGATCCGGGCCTGCTCTCAGGCAAGGATTTCAGCCTGCGCGAGGCCTGGGCCGCTGTAGTGGCGGTGGGACTGAGACCCTGTTCTGGCGCGCTGATCGTGCTGACATTCTCGATGCTCAACGGGCTCTGGCTGGCAGGCATCGTCTCGGCTTTCGCCATGGCGATCGGCACCGCGATCACCGTGTCGGCCTTGGCGACACTTGCTGTCATGGCCAAGGGTGCCGCCGTGCGTCTGGCTGGCGCCACAATGGGCGGCCACGTCGGCACCTTCATCGAAATTGCTGGAGCGGCGATGGTGTTTGCACTCGGATTGCTGCTGCTGGCCGCGTCGCTGCAGACGTGA